From the Fulvia fulva chromosome 2, complete sequence genome, one window contains:
- a CDS encoding Aminodeoxychorismate synthase translates to MQRHKILFIDAYDSFSNSIIALLRAELSVAVDCIKIDDPRFVLNDEVFYSHLDGYDAVAAGPGPGHPANAGDIGLIGKLWDLPHEHLLPVLGICLGFQSLCLAYGGNVVKLLEPRHGIMAIVEHCGDDIFSNTGKIVATQYHSLHVQLETGHTSGRDSPESDGDPEDHAWKPSQRCPHLKPLAWNLLNVNNGPILMAVRHCDKPFWAVQYHPESICTNQEGQKLVANWWSEACRWRKWGRLSDVQRVDDAAEDVDVGKPTVDVEAESVSGRTVTWRTAEGDLPDVAAIVESFRDSTNTGEPLLLESGLRNNQPINSKTGHTSIIGLPGVKSNQIRYFTNRRILEVIEDDTIISSRPTTIDEVFLYIDEYMRERRMVEGPAKSTFWGGLIGYVSYEAGLETIEVRPCDVNPSRPDLLFTFVERSIVIDHTTGIAYIQSIRPDDTEWVQEARSQLQNLAAKPNPPQHLPADLVSANLSTGPAQDIYINQVKACQAELRAGESYELCLTDQSTLQTPADPWSLYCKLRLKNPAPFSSYLHISSPNASGLSIASTSPERFLSWSRRGQCQFRPIKGTVKKGPDMTRKKAEEILGSAKERAENLMIVDLIRHDLAGVIGENQVRVPKLMSVEEYETVYQLVSVIEGNLGTNASGASVLAASLPPGSMTGAPKKRSCELLQKIERGQPRSLYSGVIGYFDVGGGGDFSVVIRTAFKWDDDADWRVGAGGAITVLSEPEAEWEEMLTKRESVLQSLNS, encoded by the coding sequence ATGCAGCGCCACAAGATACTGTTCATTGACGCCTACGACTCATTCTCGAACTCGATTATCGCTTTGCTGCGAGCAGAGCTTTCTGTGGCTGTCGATTGCATTAAGATAGACGATCCTCGCTTCGTCCTCAACGACGAAGTGTTCTACAGCCATCTCGATGGCTACGATGCAGTGGCTGCAGGCCCAGGACCTGGACATCCTGCGAACGCCGGGGACATTGGATTGATTGGAAAGCTATGGGATCTTCCGCACGAACACCTCTTGCCTGTTCTTGGGATCTGTCTCGGCTTCCAAAGCCTCTGTCTCGCCTATGGCGGCAATGTCGTCAAACTGCTTGAGCCGAGACACGGGATCATGGCTATCGTTGAGCACTGCGGCGATGATATCTTCTCAAACACGGGAAAGATTGTTGCCACCCAATATCATTCTTTGCACGTTCAGCTCGAGACAGGTCATACCAGTGGCCGAGATTCCCCCGAGAGCGATGGTGATCCGGAAGATCACGCATGGAAGCCATCTCAACGATGCCCACATCTCAAGCCACTAGCCTGGAATCTGCTGAACGTGAACAATGGTCCAATCTTGATGGCCGTGCGGCACTGTGACAAGCCATTTTGGGCCGTCCAGTACCACCCCGAGTCGATCTGCACCAACCAAGAAGGACAGAAACTCGTTGCGAACTGGTGGAGTGAAGCCTGTCGGTGGCGGAAATGGGGACGTCTTTCCGATGTGCAGAGAGTGGATGACGCCGCAGAAGACGTTGATGTCGGCAAGCCGACGGTCGACGTTGAGGCAGAAAGTGTATCTGGGAGAACTGTCACCTGGCGTACCGCGGAAGGAGATCTGCCGGATGTCGCGGCCATCGTCGAATCTTTCCGGGACAGTACCAACACTGGAGAACCGCTGCTACTTGAATCAGGTCTGCGAAACAATCAACCCATCAACTCCAAAACTGGCCACACCAGCATAATTGGCCTACCTGGCGTGAAATCGAATCAGATACGCTATTTCACGAACCGCAGAATTTTAGAAGTGATCGAAGACGACACGATCATTTCAAGTAGACCGACCACCATAGACGAGGTCTTCTTATACATCGACGAGTATATGCGGGAACGACGCATGGTCGAGGGGCCAGCGAAATCGACATTCTGGGGCGGCCTCATCGGCTATGTCTCGTATGAAGCTGGCCTGGAGACGATTGAAGTCAGACCCTGCGATGTCAACCCTTCGAGGCCAGACTTGCTGTTTACCTTTGTAGAAAGGAGTATCGTGATCGACCACACCACTGGCATCGCATACATCCAGTCAATCCGCCCTGACGACACTGAATGGGTGCAAGAAGCTCGATCTCAGCTCCAAAACCTGGCCGCGAAGCCAAACCCTCCGCAGCACCTCCCCGCAGACCTGGTCTCCGCGAATCTATCTACAGGCCCTGCCCAGGACATCTACATCAACCAAGTCAAAGCCTGCCAAGCCGAGCTCCGAGCCGGCGAATCCTACGAACTCTGCCTCACCGATCAATCAACTCTCCAAACCCCAGCAGACCCCTGGTCCCTCTACTGCAAGCTCCGCCTCAAGAACCCCGCCCCCTTCAGCTCCTACCTCCACATCTCCTCCCCCAACGCCTCAGGCCTCTCCATCGCCAGCACCAGTCCCGAACGCTTCCTATCCTGGTCCCGCAGAGGACAATGCCAGTTCCGCCCCATCAAGGGCACAGTCAAGAAAGGACCAGACATGACGAGGAAGAAGGCTGAGGAGATTCTTGGGTCGGCGAAGGAGCGTGCGGAGAATTTGATGATTGTGGACCTTATTCGCCATGATCTCGCTGGCGTGATTGGGGAGAATCAAGTCCGTGTGCCGAAGCTGATGTCCGTGGAGGAGTATGAGACTGTCTATCAGCTCGTGTCTGTCATTGAAGGGAATCTCGGTACGAATGCGTCAGGCGCATCTGTTCTTGCGGCATCATTACCGCCGGGCTCCATGACTGGAGCTCCGAAGAAGCGGTCTTGTGAGCTGCTCCAGAAGATCGAACGTGGCCAGCCGAGGAGTCTGTACAGTGGGGTGATTGGGTACTTCGACGTCGGTGGTGGCGGTGATTTCTCTGTGGTGATTAGGACTGCTTTCAAGTGGGATGACGATGCTGACTGGCGTGTTGGCGCTGGGGGAGCGATCACCGTGCTCAGTGAGCCGGAGGCGGAGTGGGAGGAAATGCTAACGAAGCGGGAGAGCGTGCTTCAGTCGCTGAACTCTTAA
- a CDS encoding Calcium/calmodulin-dependent protein kinase cmkA — protein MARARLKRGIDVVKLANRIEALKMQEDEEEDVPADPIAAADQSISHRHGSTTSTSSLAPPEHEPQRKRSLGKLAKSAIILSQPGSFPGFGEHIDSTTFEQMGLVDMRSWSAGEECSRPVSAALLPWIWRAH, from the coding sequence ATGGCACGTGCTCGCCTGAAGAGAGGTATCGACGTGGTCAAGCTCGCCAACCGCATCGAGGCACTCAAGATGCAGGAAGACGAGGAGGAAGATGTGCCTGCCGACCCGATTGCTGCGGCCGATCAGTCTATCAGCCATCGGCACGGTAGTACCACGAGCACCTCGTCTCTGGCGCCTCCTGAGCATGAGCCGCAAAGGAAGCGGAGTCTTGGTAAGCTGGCGAAGAGTGCAATCATTCTGTCACAACCCGGCTCCTTTCCTGGATTTGGAGAGCACATCGACTCGACGACATTCGAGCAGATGGGTCTTGTTGACATGAGGTCTTGGTCAGCTGGCGAAGAGTGCAGTCGTCCTGTCAGTGCCGCGCTTCTTCCCTGGATTTGGAGAGCACATTGA
- a CDS encoding Elongator complex protein 5, translating to MAPNQKTWLVNKSSKLGKIDNLADILRKDEAWALLPPEERQKLYDMLPPPREGEPQHDIDVNPMQTMYRPYIEAEPHVFIPTIVPANIFDSTKSQLRGNFNHERRSELSHPDNMAPAALQHRRTHNLLLISKLLNQRDAASPFTLVLDSLEQSGKALVAEYIRRANASKVQVIFVSFETLRKPRGADVFIEAWKQKLSAWQRDVVQCLKNEPSQKNFLIVDTLNPLSSTHSSTLPALLSSFIGPSTSLLALYHTDVPTFSAPSGPSGPSGSENPYSPTPLTLLCYLATTIFTTHSLHHILAKKAARERSHAEPSFGLETGIEGILQSFGANGGEGVVLEMEHRRKSGRGVREWYFLPRHQAAVTSSSQTLRPKETVILLEDHPQYRTPEESSAAAGGDGEADTTFELGLTEKQRRDREGPSNMSDRFGRRDDRRQPRDDTRNHRPRYEQDRSRSPRGRNDRRDDRRRDRSPPRNAPNSRNGPPPRDNRDRDFQRNGPPRGPGGRPDIKREPDPKANIQKESKPDVNMMDMLEDEAEEAAMQRIMGFKDFRTTKNTKVPGNERNYAVHKVKKVEYRQYMNRVGGFNRPLSPSRV from the exons ATGGCTCCCAACCAAAAGACCTGGCTCGTGAATAAGAGCTCCAAACTCGGCAAGATCGACAACCTCGCA GACATCCTCCGCAAAGACGAAGCATGGGCACTGCTACCGCCAGAGGAACGTCAGAAGCTATACGACATGCTGCCACCGCCACGAGAGGGCGAGCCACAACACGACATAGACGTCAACCCCATGCAAACAATGTACAGACCTTACATTGAGGCGGAG CCACACGTCTTCATTCCCACAATCGTGCCTGCCAACATTTTTGACTCCACCAAATCCCAACTCCGAGGCAATTTCAATCACGAACGCCGATCGGAACTTTCGCATCCAGACAACATGGCTCCCGCCGCTCTCCAACATCGTCGCACACACAACTTGCTACTCATATCAAAATTGCTGAATCAACGCGATGCCGCGTCCCCATTCACGCTCGTCCTCGATAGCCTCGAGCAATCGGGGAAAGCACTTGTGGCGGAGTATATAAGGCGGGCAAAT GCATCGAAAGTCCAGGTGATCTTTGTGTCGTTCGAAACACTGCGGAAGCCTAGAGGTGCCGATGTGTTCATCGAGGCGTGGAAGCAGAAGTTGTCGGCGTGGCAGAGGGATGTTGTGCAGTGTTTGAAGAATGAACCCAGTCAGA AAAACTTCCTCATCGTCGACACTCTCAACCCCCTCTCCTCAACCCACAGCAGCACCCTCCCAGCTCTGCTCTCCTCCTTCATCGGACCGTCAACTTCCCTCTTAGCACTCTATCACACAGACGTCCCAACATTCTCAGCCCCCTCCGGGCCCTCCGGGCCCTCTGGGTCAGAGAATCCCTATTCTCCAACACCACTAACCCTCCTCTGCTATCTCGCCACTACAATCTTCACAACACACTCTCTGCACCACATCCTCGCGAAAAAGGCCGCCCGCGAACGCAGTCATGCAGAACCGAGCTTCGGCCTCGAAACCGGCATCGAAGGAATCCTGCAATCCTTCGGCGCCAATGGAGGTGAGGGAGTGGTGTTGGAGATGGAGCATAGACGGAAAAGTGGAAGGGGTGTGAGGGAGTGGTATTTCTTGCCTCGTCATCAAGCTGCTGTCACTTCTAGCAGTCAGACGCTGCGACCGAAGGAGACTGTCATTCTACTGGAAGATCATCCACAGTATCGCACGCCTGAGGAGAGTAGTGCTGCTGCTGGTGGTGATGGAGAGGCTGACACGACGTTTGAGCTGGGGCTTACGGAGAAGCAGAGGAGAGATAGGGAGGGG CCCTCCAACATGTCGGATCGCTTTGGTCGCCGCGACGATCGTCGTCAACCTAGAGACGATACCAGAAATCACCGACCACGATACG AACAAGACCGCTCCCGCTCCCCACGAGGCCGTAACGACCGCCGCGACGACCGCCGACGAGATCGTTCTCCACCCCGCAACGCGCCCAACTCCCGCAACGGACCACCACCACGAGACAACCGCGATCGCGACTTTCAACGAAATGGCCCACCACGAGGCCCGGGCGGCAGACCAGACATCAAGCGCGAACCCGACCCGAAGGCAAACATCCAAAAGGAGTCAAAACCTGACGTGAACATGATGGACATGCTGGAAGACGAAGCCGAAGAAGCGGCGATGCAGAGGATTATGGGGTTCAAAGACTTCCGCACGACGAAGAATACGAAGGTGCCTGGGAATGAGAGGAATTATGCGGTGCATAAGGTGAAGAAGGTGGAGTATAGGCAGTATATGAATCGTGTTGGTGGATTCAATAGGCCTTTGAGTCCGAGCAGGGTGTGA